The Rhodobium gokarnense genome includes a region encoding these proteins:
- a CDS encoding prohibitin family protein: MTIDVEDEFEEYEEALGGERRRRFQLYGLILLIGVGVVIALLWSRIVITIESGEAGVLYRWVSGTEMNQIYGEGLHIIWPWNRMYVYNVRLQTKERNYTMLTKGGLPIDLQIAVRYQPDLRLLPLLHVTVGPEYLNKIVFPETEAVLRRAVGQYTPEQVYTSKRGFLESIVVSSLTNVEDRYVIVDDVLVRSVELPPAVRLAVERKLTLSEEEKAYDYRIGIERKEAKRKEIEAGGIMLYQNTIKKSLNEDLLRWQGVQATKQLATSPNSKTVVIGSGKDGLPLILGGDR, from the coding sequence ATGACCATCGACGTCGAAGACGAGTTCGAGGAATATGAGGAAGCCCTCGGCGGCGAGCGTCGCCGCCGGTTCCAGCTCTATGGCCTCATCCTCCTGATCGGCGTCGGCGTCGTCATCGCGCTCTTGTGGAGCCGGATCGTCATCACCATCGAATCCGGCGAGGCCGGCGTGCTCTACCGCTGGGTCTCCGGCACGGAGATGAACCAGATCTACGGCGAGGGCCTGCACATCATCTGGCCGTGGAACCGGATGTATGTCTACAACGTCCGCCTGCAGACCAAGGAACGCAACTACACGATGCTGACAAAGGGCGGCCTGCCGATCGACCTGCAGATCGCCGTGCGCTACCAGCCGGACCTGCGGCTGCTGCCGCTGCTCCACGTCACCGTCGGCCCGGAATACCTCAACAAGATCGTCTTTCCGGAGACGGAGGCGGTGCTGCGCCGCGCCGTCGGCCAGTACACGCCCGAACAGGTCTACACCAGCAAGCGCGGCTTCCTGGAATCGATCGTCGTCAGCAGCCTGACCAATGTGGAGGACCGCTACGTCATCGTCGACGACGTCCTGGTGCGCAGCGTCGAGCTGCCGCCCGCCGTGCGCCTTGCGGTGGAGCGCAAGCTGACCCTGTCGGAGGAGGAGAAGGCCTACGACTACCGCATCGGCATCGAGCGCAAGGAAGCCAAGCGCAAGGAGATCGAGGCCGGCGGCATCATGCTCTATCAGAACACCATCAAGAAGAGCCTCAACGAGGACCTGTTGCGCTGGCAGGGCGTGCAGGCGACCAAGCAGCTCGCCACCTCGCCCAATTCCAAGACGGTGGTGATCGGCTCCGGCAAGGACGGCCTGCCGCTGATCCTCGGCGGCGACCGCTAG
- a CDS encoding ABC transporter substrate-binding protein, whose amino-acid sequence MADDDALDVEDESAERPAVSVWLVLAALFALALSVLALTEATGRTALVSRVQVLLFGPADDNLRIVAVYGTGGEEHSFLRGARMAIDRINDADGGLFKKRLELVSYGERVHSDETPLESTVAQTLALSGRIARTKNLLAVVGHQWSDTAVAASSIYSLNDVLFLATHATAASLTNHDFNTVFALQPDNATNAEVVANYAMKNGMRRFVVLSDKTDYGKESAAFFTAAITNAGADLVFRGNLASGRRSIDQLLMFILDNNLFKRSDFDAFFIVSSSIPETAEFIKRSRDLGLTMPILGMEYLFSADMEKAVGKEAMKDVIGVSLYDRDNISERARTFVDAFQKAFGTMPDLDAALGYDAVTLVRDAARRAGSRDPDRLSDILKVARYKKPFVGVTGPLVFDRNGLITDTQVFIIRHDGTEFRTAAHYEIPTTWDTLGEDSGETSTESWTSPDEGVRPDEERQDQ is encoded by the coding sequence ATGGCCGACGACGACGCCCTCGATGTTGAGGACGAGAGCGCCGAGCGCCCGGCGGTCAGCGTCTGGCTCGTCCTCGCCGCGCTCTTTGCGCTCGCCCTGTCGGTGCTGGCGCTGACCGAGGCGACGGGCCGGACCGCCCTCGTCTCGCGCGTCCAGGTCCTCCTGTTCGGCCCGGCCGACGACAATCTGAGGATCGTTGCCGTCTACGGCACCGGCGGCGAGGAGCACAGCTTCCTGCGCGGTGCCCGCATGGCGATCGACCGGATCAACGACGCGGACGGCGGCCTGTTCAAAAAGCGGCTGGAACTCGTCTCCTACGGCGAACGGGTCCATTCCGACGAGACCCCGCTGGAATCGACGGTTGCCCAGACGCTCGCCCTGTCGGGCCGCATTGCCCGCACCAAGAATCTCCTCGCCGTCGTCGGCCACCAGTGGTCGGACACGGCCGTTGCCGCCAGCTCCATCTACAGCCTCAACGACGTCCTGTTCCTGGCCACCCACGCAACGGCCGCCTCGCTGACCAACCACGACTTCAACACCGTGTTCGCCCTGCAGCCGGACAACGCCACCAATGCCGAGGTGGTGGCGAACTACGCCATGAAGAACGGCATGCGCCGCTTCGTCGTGCTCTCCGACAAGACCGACTACGGCAAGGAGAGCGCGGCCTTCTTCACCGCGGCGATCACCAATGCCGGCGCCGACCTGGTGTTCCGCGGCAACCTTGCGAGCGGCCGGCGGTCGATCGACCAGCTGCTGATGTTCATCCTCGACAACAATCTCTTCAAGCGGAGCGACTTCGACGCCTTCTTCATCGTCTCCTCGTCGATCCCGGAGACGGCGGAGTTCATCAAGCGGAGCCGCGACCTCGGCCTCACCATGCCGATCCTCGGCATGGAGTACCTGTTCTCCGCGGACATGGAAAAGGCCGTCGGCAAGGAGGCGATGAAGGATGTCATCGGGGTGTCGCTCTACGACCGGGACAACATTTCGGAGCGCGCCAGGACCTTCGTCGACGCCTTCCAGAAGGCCTTCGGCACCATGCCCGACCTCGACGCGGCGCTCGGCTACGATGCGGTGACGCTGGTCCGCGATGCCGCCCGGCGCGCCGGTTCCCGCGATCCGGACCGGCTGTCGGACATCCTCAAGGTGGCGCGCTACAAGAAGCCCTTCGTCGGGGTCACCGGGCCGCTCGTCTTCGACCGCAACGGGTTGATCACCGATACTCAGGTCTTCATCATCCGCCACGACGGCACCGAATTCCGCACCGCCGCCCATTATGAAATCCCGACGACATGGGATACCCTCGGCGAGGATTCCGGCGAGACCAGCACGGAAAGCTGGACGTCGCCGGACGAGGGTGTCCGCCCCGATGAGGAGAGGCAAGACCAATGA
- a CDS encoding methyl-accepting chemotaxis protein, with the protein MKNITLQIALAALIPSLAVVGLAGNTILERYETYSEIQTMVPLTIMAEDAANLVHEIQKERGATAAYMNGGFTDKARAVVDQQRKLTDAAADVFWSRVNAMDERVTGKIEDIEGILDAQEEIRVVRAGIDDRSKSSAEAIKVFSEEITEYVAVIVAVIKHSPTRDISENLIPFLSLVEAKEAGGKERAFGSALFASMAANGNFEYPVFLRYMSMLGAEHAYLEEFEANATDAQEALFKETVKGPDVEQVEAWRNVLKDLPNSRDAQGIRALDWFAAATRRLDMLKKVSDDLVHRAEGSAKAGAARLFNQMLTLLGVVAVLGAIVAVFVIAQVRSIIRALKRQRNTIAELADGNVDIDIPDADRSDELGDIARASEVFRDKILESRRLEEVEQAARLGRRRRREQLENGIKMFEAKIGTVQERLSAQTRNVTATATDMVRIAQTAETQASAASSATASATDNVQTVASAATELSASIREISNQATTATSVATEAAQRAEETDKDVGALADAADKIGEVVEMIRAIAEQTNLLALNATIEAARAGEAGKGFAVVAAEVKELSNQTAKATDEIANQIGGVQVSTKTAVESIRNIVTRIEEVRAVSSAIAAAVEEQEAATAEITQSITYASDGATAAAENVQHVATTIESTRQQSQVMEDAGNQLGEVAVQLTSAVDAFLQEARAEEAA; encoded by the coding sequence TTGAAGAATATTACGCTGCAGATCGCGCTTGCCGCGCTTATTCCCTCGCTCGCGGTTGTCGGCCTGGCCGGCAACACCATCCTGGAGCGTTATGAAACCTATAGCGAAATCCAGACGATGGTTCCGCTGACCATTATGGCGGAAGATGCCGCCAACCTGGTGCACGAGATCCAGAAGGAGCGCGGCGCGACCGCCGCCTATATGAACGGCGGCTTCACGGACAAGGCGCGCGCGGTGGTCGACCAGCAAAGGAAGCTGACCGATGCGGCCGCGGATGTCTTCTGGTCCCGGGTGAACGCGATGGACGAGCGCGTGACCGGGAAAATCGAAGATATCGAGGGCATTCTCGACGCCCAGGAAGAGATCAGGGTCGTCCGCGCCGGCATCGACGACCGGAGCAAGTCCAGCGCCGAAGCGATCAAGGTGTTCTCCGAGGAGATCACGGAATATGTGGCGGTCATCGTCGCGGTCATCAAACATAGCCCGACGCGGGATATCTCCGAAAACCTGATCCCGTTCCTGTCCCTGGTGGAAGCGAAGGAAGCCGGCGGCAAGGAGCGTGCGTTCGGCTCGGCCCTGTTTGCGTCCATGGCCGCAAACGGCAACTTCGAATATCCGGTCTTTCTCCGCTACATGTCGATGCTTGGCGCCGAACACGCCTATCTGGAGGAGTTTGAGGCCAACGCGACCGATGCGCAGGAGGCGCTCTTCAAGGAAACGGTCAAGGGACCGGACGTGGAGCAGGTCGAAGCCTGGCGCAACGTTCTCAAGGACCTTCCGAACTCCCGCGACGCGCAAGGCATCAGGGCGCTCGACTGGTTCGCGGCCGCCACAAGGCGCCTGGACATGCTCAAAAAGGTCAGCGACGATCTGGTGCATCGCGCGGAGGGATCCGCGAAGGCCGGTGCCGCCAGGCTCTTCAATCAAATGCTGACGCTGCTCGGCGTCGTCGCCGTCTTGGGCGCGATCGTGGCCGTCTTCGTCATCGCGCAGGTCCGCTCCATCATCCGCGCCCTGAAGCGGCAAAGAAATACGATCGCCGAACTCGCGGACGGCAATGTCGACATCGATATTCCGGATGCGGATCGTTCCGACGAGCTCGGCGACATCGCCCGCGCCTCGGAGGTCTTCCGCGACAAGATTCTTGAAAGCCGCCGGCTTGAAGAGGTGGAGCAGGCCGCCCGTCTCGGCCGGCGCCGGCGCCGCGAGCAACTGGAAAACGGCATCAAGATGTTCGAGGCCAAGATCGGCACCGTCCAGGAGCGGCTGTCTGCCCAGACCCGGAACGTGACCGCAACTGCGACCGACATGGTCCGGATCGCCCAGACCGCGGAAACCCAGGCCTCCGCCGCCTCGTCCGCGACCGCCAGCGCGACGGACAATGTGCAGACGGTCGCCTCGGCCGCGACCGAGCTTTCCGCCTCGATCCGGGAGATTTCCAACCAGGCGACGACCGCCACCTCCGTCGCGACCGAGGCCGCGCAAAGGGCAGAGGAAACCGACAAGGACGTCGGTGCCCTTGCCGATGCCGCCGACAAGATCGGCGAAGTGGTCGAGATGATCCGGGCGATCGCCGAACAGACCAACCTGCTGGCGCTCAACGCCACCATCGAGGCGGCGCGCGCGGGCGAGGCCGGCAAGGGATTCGCCGTCGTCGCGGCGGAAGTGAAGGAGCTCTCCAACCAGACGGCAAAGGCCACCGACGAGATCGCCAACCAGATCGGCGGCGTTCAGGTCTCGACCAAGACGGCCGTGGAATCGATCCGCAACATCGTCACCAGGATCGAGGAAGTGCGCGCGGTCTCAAGCGCGATCGCCGCGGCCGTCGAGGAGCAGGAAGCGGCCACTGCGGAGATCACCCAGAGCATCACCTATGCGTCCGACGGGGCGACGGCGGCGGCCGAAAACGTCCAGCATGTCGCAACGACGATCGAGAGCACCCGCCAGCAGTCCCAGGTCATGGAAGACGCCGGCAACCAGCTCGGGGAAGTCGCCGTCCAGCTCACGAGCGCGGTCGACGCCTTCCTGCAGGAGGCGCGGGCGGAAGAGGCGGCCTGA